A part of Escherichia marmotae genomic DNA contains:
- a CDS encoding TonB-dependent receptor plug domain-containing protein, with product MKRVLISGVILCGAGADMAQAVDDKDKYMPVFEEMTVYAPVPVPVNGNTHYTSESIKRLPTGNGNISDLLKTNPAVRMDSTQSTSLNQGEIRPEKISIHGASPYQNAYLIDGISATNNLNPANESDASSATNISGMSQGYYLDVSLLDNVTLYDSFVPVEFGHFNGGVIDAKIKRFNADDDSVKLSYRTTRSDWLTSHIDENNKNAFNQGSSGSTYYSPDFKKNFYTLSFNQELTDNFGVTAGFSRRQSDIIRADYVSNDGIVAGRAQYKNVIDTALSKFTWFASERFTHDLTFKYTGSRRDYNTSTFPESDREMGNKSYGLAWDMDTQLVWAKLHTTVGWDHISDYTRHDHDIWYTELSCTYGDITGRCTRGGLGHISQAVDNYTFKTRLDWQKVEVGNFSHQPYFGAEYIYSDAWTERHNQSESYVINAAGKKTNHTIYHKGKGSLGIDNYTLYIADRISWRNVSLMPGVRYDYDNYLSNHNISPRFMTEWDIFADQTSIITAGYNRYYGGNILDMGLRDIRNSWTESISGNKTLTRYQDLKTPYKDELAIGLQQKIGNNVIARANYVYREAHDQISKSSRTDSATKTTITEYNNDGKTKTHSFNVSFELTEPLHVSQVAINPQIVFSYIKSKGNLSLNNGYEESNTDDNKVVYNGKLVSYDSVPVADFNNPLKISLNMDFTHQPSGLVWANTLAWQEARKARIILSKTNAQYISEYSDYKQYVDEKLDNSLTWDTRLSWTPQFLKQQNLTISADILNVLDSKTAVDTTTAGVATYASGRTFWLDVSMKF from the coding sequence ATGAAGCGAGTTCTTATTTCTGGCGTCATTTTATGTGGCGCTGGCGCTGATATGGCGCAGGCCGTCGACGACAAAGACAAGTATATGCCTGTTTTTGAAGAGATGACAGTCTATGCCCCTGTCCCTGTGCCCGTAAACGGTAACACGCATTACACCAGTGAAAGCATCAAGCGTTTACCGACAGGTAATGGCAATATCAGCGATTTATTAAAAACAAACCCAGCGGTGCGTATGGATTCAACGCAAAGCACCTCGTTGAATCAGGGGGAGATCCGCCCGGAGAAAATATCCATTCACGGTGCATCGCCCTACCAGAATGCCTATTTGATTGATGGTATTAGCGCCACCAATAACCTGAACCCGGCGAATGAATCGGATGCCAGCAGTGCAACCAATATTAGCGGGATGTCACAGGGTTATTATCTTGATGTCAGCTTACTGGACAATGTCACGCTTTATGACAGTTTTGTTCCGGTTGAATTTGGTCACTTTAATGGTGGGGTGATAGATGCAAAGATCAAACGTTTTAATGCTGATGATGACAGCGTAAAGCTGAGTTATCGCACAACGCGTTCGGACTGGTTAACGTCTCATATCGATGAGAATAACAAGAATGCATTTAACCAGGGGTCTTCAGGAAGTACTTATTATTCTCCCGACTTTAAAAAGAACTTTTACACCTTGTCATTTAATCAGGAACTCACTGATAACTTTGGCGTGACTGCTGGTTTCTCTCGCCGCCAGTCTGACATTATCCGCGCAGATTATGTTTCGAATGACGGTATTGTTGCAGGTCGGGCGCAGTATAAAAACGTTATCGATACAGCATTAAGTAAATTTACCTGGTTTGCCAGTGAGCGCTTTACCCACGATTTAACCTTTAAATATACCGGTTCTCGCCGGGATTATAATACCAGCACCTTCCCCGAGTCTGACCGCGAAATGGGCAACAAATCTTATGGCCTGGCATGGGATATGGACACACAACTCGTATGGGCCAAACTGCATACCACTGTCGGCTGGGATCATATCAGTGACTATACCCGTCACGACCATGACATTTGGTACACCGAACTCTCATGCACATATGGTGATATTACAGGACGTTGCACCCGTGGCGGGCTGGGGCATATTTCGCAGGCTGTTGATAATTACACCTTCAAAACACGACTTGACTGGCAAAAAGTTGAAGTGGGCAATTTCTCGCATCAGCCTTACTTCGGTGCGGAATACATCTATTCCGATGCATGGACTGAACGTCATAATCAGTCTGAATCTTATGTAATTAATGCCGCAGGAAAGAAAACTAACCATACCATTTACCATAAAGGTAAAGGTAGCCTTGGAATTGACAACTACACGCTGTACATCGCGGATCGTATTAGCTGGCGCAATGTGTCGCTGATGCCAGGCGTGCGTTATGACTATGACAACTACCTGTCAAACCACAATATCTCTCCCCGCTTTATGACGGAATGGGATATTTTCGCTGATCAAACCTCAATAATTACCGCCGGATATAACCGCTATTATGGCGGAAATATTCTCGATATGGGGTTACGAGACATCCGTAATAGTTGGACAGAATCAATTTCAGGCAATAAAACGCTCACCCGTTATCAGGATTTGAAAACACCCTATAAAGACGAACTGGCAATAGGTTTGCAGCAAAAGATCGGTAATAACGTTATTGCGCGGGCAAACTATGTTTACCGTGAGGCGCATGATCAAATCAGTAAAAGTAGTCGTACCGACAGCGCAACGAAAACAACGATTACTGAGTATAACAATGACGGTAAAACTAAAACCCATTCGTTCAACGTGAGTTTTGAACTGACAGAACCTCTGCATGTCAGCCAGGTGGCTATTAATCCGCAAATTGTCTTCAGCTATATCAAGAGCAAAGGCAATTTGTCATTGAATAATGGTTATGAAGAGAGCAATACCGATGATAACAAGGTAGTTTACAACGGTAAACTTGTCTCTTATGACAGCGTCCCGGTGGCGGATTTTAATAACCCGTTAAAGATTTCCTTAAATATGGATTTCACTCATCAACCAAGCGGACTGGTGTGGGCGAATACACTGGCCTGGCAAGAAGCACGCAAAGCTCGCATCATTCTGAGTAAGACGAACGCGCAATACATCAGCGAATATTCAGATTACAAGCAGTACGTTGACGAGAAACTGGATAACAGCCTGACCTGGGATACCCGTTTATCCTGGACACCCCAATTTCTTAAGCAGCAAAACCTGACGATTAGCGCCGACATTCTGAATGTGCTGGATAGCAAAACCGCTGTTGATACAACAACCGCCGGTGTGGCGACTTACGCCAGCGGTCGTACTTTCTGGCTTGATGTCAGCATGAAATTTTAA
- a CDS encoding anaerobic sulfatase maturase: MHVTAKPSSFQCNLKCDYCFYLEKESQFSHEKWMDDSTLKEFIKQYIAASGDQVYFTWQGGEPTLAGLDFFRKVIHYQQRYAGGKGIHNALQTNGILLNNEWCAFLKEHKFLVGISIDGPQELHDRYRRSNSGNGTFEKVMTAIDRLKKYKVEFNTLTVINNINVQHPLEVYNFLKSIGSKHMQFIELLETGTPNVDFTGNGENTFSIIDFSVPPTAYGKFMSAIFMQWVKNDVGEIFIRQFESFVSRFLGNGHTSCIFQESCKDNLVVESNGDIYECDHFVYPQYKIGNINNAALKTMKSVQLTAQKNLISKKCQQCVYKPICNGGCPKHRITKVNNEVVSYFCEGYKILFTTMVPYMNAMVELAKNKVPLYHIMDVAKRMESNK, translated from the coding sequence ATGCACGTGACAGCCAAGCCCTCCAGTTTTCAATGTAATCTCAAATGTGATTACTGTTTTTATCTTGAAAAAGAGTCGCAATTTAGTCATGAAAAATGGATGGATGACAGCACTCTGAAAGAGTTCATTAAACAATACATTGCTGCCTCAGGTGATCAGGTCTATTTTACCTGGCAAGGCGGCGAACCTACTCTCGCGGGTCTTGATTTTTTTCGTAAGGTTATTCACTACCAACAACGCTATGCTGGGGGAAAAGGTATTCATAATGCGTTACAAACCAATGGTATTTTATTGAATAATGAATGGTGCGCCTTTCTCAAAGAGCATAAGTTTCTGGTCGGTATTTCAATTGATGGCCCGCAAGAATTACATGATCGTTACAGACGCAGTAATTCGGGTAATGGGACATTTGAAAAAGTCATGACGGCAATTGATCGTCTGAAGAAGTATAAGGTTGAGTTTAATACGCTAACTGTCATTAACAATATTAACGTCCAACATCCTCTTGAGGTTTATAACTTTTTAAAATCTATCGGTAGTAAGCATATGCAGTTTATAGAACTACTGGAGACGGGGACACCGAATGTAGATTTTACGGGCAATGGTGAGAATACGTTCAGTATCATCGATTTTTCTGTTCCACCCACCGCCTATGGCAAGTTTATGTCAGCTATTTTTATGCAGTGGGTTAAAAATGATGTTGGTGAAATATTCATCCGCCAGTTTGAAAGTTTTGTCAGCCGTTTTCTGGGAAATGGGCATACTAGCTGTATTTTCCAGGAGTCATGTAAAGACAATCTGGTAGTGGAAAGTAATGGTGATATTTATGAATGCGATCATTTTGTCTACCCGCAGTATAAAATTGGCAACATCAATAACGCTGCACTAAAAACGATGAAAAGCGTGCAGTTGACTGCACAAAAAAATTTGATATCAAAAAAATGCCAGCAATGTGTTTACAAGCCAATTTGTAATGGTGGTTGTCCTAAACATCGCATCACAAAAGTGAATAATGAGGTAGTATCGTACTTCTGTGAAGGTTATAAAATCCTATTTACAACTATGGTGCCATATATGAATGCAATGGTTGAACTCGCTAAAAATAAAGTCCCCCTTTATCACATTATGGATGTCGCAAAACGAATGGAGAGTAATAAATAA
- a CDS encoding sulfatase-like hydrolase/transferase, producing MTSALKKSVVSTSISLILASGMAGFAAHAAEDVKLKATKTNVAFSDFTPTEYSTEGKPNIIVLTMDDLGYGQLPFDKGSFDPKTMENREVVNTYKIGIDKAIEAAQKSTPTLLSLMDEGVRFTNGYVAHGVSGPSRAAIMTGRAPARFGVYSNTDAQDGIPLTETFLPELFQNHGYYTAAVGKWHLSKISNVPVPEDKQTRDYHDNFTTFSAEEWQPQNRGFDYFMGFHAAGTAYYNSPSLFKNRERVPAKGYISDQLTDEAIGVVDRAKALDQPFMLYLAYNAPHLPNDNPAPEQYQKQFNTGSQTADNYYASVYSVDQGVKRILEQLKKNGQYDNTIILFTSDNGAVIDGPLPLNGAQKGYKSQTYPGGTHTPMFMWWKGKLQPGNYDKLISAMDFYPTALDAADINIPKDLKLDGVSLLPWLQDKKQGEPHKNLTWVTSYSHWFDEENIPFWDNYHKFVRHESDDYPHNPNTEDLSQFSYTVRNNDYSLVYTVENNQLGLYKLTDLQQKENLAAAKPQVVKEMQGVVSEFINSSQPPLSQVNQEKFNNIKKALSDAK from the coding sequence ATGACGTCTGCACTAAAAAAAAGTGTTGTGAGCACATCCATATCCTTAATACTGGCATCAGGTATGGCCGGATTCGCGGCTCATGCAGCAGAAGATGTAAAACTGAAAGCAACAAAAACTAACGTGGCTTTTTCGGATTTTACGCCGACTGAATACAGTACCGAAGGAAAGCCGAATATTATCGTACTGACCATGGATGATCTTGGGTATGGGCAACTACCGTTTGATAAAGGGTCTTTTGATCCAAAAACAATGGAAAACAGGGAAGTTGTCAATACCTACAAAATAGGTATTGATAAAGCCATCGAAGCGGCTCAAAAATCAACGCCAACTCTTCTTTCTTTAATGGATGAAGGTGTACGTTTTACTAATGGTTATGTCGCTCACGGTGTTTCTGGTCCATCCCGTGCTGCAATTATGACGGGCCGAGCGCCTGCCCGTTTTGGTGTTTACTCCAATACCGATGCTCAGGATGGTATTCCCCTGACAGAAACTTTCCTGCCCGAATTATTCCAGAATCATGGCTATTACACCGCGGCTGTGGGTAAATGGCATCTGTCTAAAATCAGTAATGTCCCGGTTCCGGAAGATAAACAAACCCGTGACTATCATGACAACTTCACCACATTCTCCGCGGAAGAATGGCAACCACAAAACCGCGGCTTCGATTACTTTATGGGGTTCCATGCAGCGGGAACAGCCTATTACAACTCACCTTCGCTGTTCAAAAATCGTGAACGCGTACCTGCAAAGGGTTATATCAGCGATCAGTTAACGGACGAAGCAATTGGTGTTGTTGACCGGGCTAAAGCACTCGACCAACCATTTATGCTTTATCTGGCTTATAACGCGCCGCATCTGCCGAATGACAATCCAGCACCGGAGCAATATCAGAAGCAATTCAATACCGGTAGCCAAACTGCAGATAATTACTACGCATCGGTTTACTCCGTCGATCAAGGTGTAAAACGGATTCTCGAACAGTTGAAGAAAAATGGTCAGTACGACAACACCATTATTCTCTTTACGTCTGATAATGGTGCGGTCATCGATGGCCCACTACCGCTAAATGGTGCGCAAAAAGGCTATAAGAGTCAGACTTATCCTGGCGGAACGCATACGCCGATGTTCATGTGGTGGAAAGGAAAACTTCAGCCAGGAAATTATGACAAGTTAATTTCTGCTATGGATTTCTACCCTACTGCTCTGGATGCTGCCGATATCAACATTCCAAAAGATCTTAAACTGGACGGCGTTTCATTACTCCCGTGGTTGCAAGATAAGAAGCAAGGCGAACCCCATAAAAACCTGACCTGGGTAACGTCCTACTCTCACTGGTTTGATGAGGAAAATATTCCATTCTGGGATAATTACCATAAATTTGTCCGCCATGAGTCAGATGATTATCCTCACAATCCGAATACCGAGGACTTAAGCCAGTTCTCTTATACGGTGAGAAATAATGATTACTCTCTTGTCTATACCGTGGAAAATAACCAGTTAGGTTTGTACAAACTCACCGATCTACAACAAAAAGAGAATCTCGCTGCTGCTAAACCACAAGTTGTTAAAGAGATGCAAGGTGTGGTAAGCGAGTTTATCAACAGCAGCCAACCGCCGCTTAGTCAGGTGAATCAGGAGAAGTTTAACAATATCAAGAAAGCACTTAGCGATGCCAAATAA
- the tam gene encoding trans-aconitate 2-methyltransferase encodes MADWNPSLYLHFTAERSRPAVELLARVPLENVRQIADLGCGPGNSTALLHQRWPTVKITGIDSSPAMIAEARAVLPECQFVEADIRNWQPDHAFDLIFANASLQWLPDHYELFPHLVSLLNPHGVLAVQMPDNWLEPTHVLMREVAWEQHYPDRGREPLAGVHAYYDILSETACEVDIWRTTYYHQMPSHQAIIDWVTATGLRPWLQDLTESEQQHFLTRYHQMLEEQYPLQEDGQILLAFPRLFIVARRTE; translated from the coding sequence ATGGCTGACTGGAACCCCTCTTTATATTTGCACTTCACCGCCGAACGGTCGCGACCAGCGGTAGAACTGCTTGCCAGAGTTCCTCTGGAAAACGTCCGGCAAATAGCCGATCTCGGCTGCGGCCCAGGCAACAGCACCGCCCTGCTACATCAACGTTGGCCAACGGTAAAAATTACTGGCATTGATTCGTCTCCGGCGATGATTGCTGAAGCGCGTGCGGTGTTGCCAGAATGTCAGTTTGTTGAAGCAGATATCCGCAATTGGCAACCGGATCACGCATTCGATCTGATTTTCGCCAACGCCTCGTTGCAATGGTTGCCTGATCATTACGAACTGTTTCCACATCTTGTGTCGTTACTCAATCCGCATGGCGTACTGGCGGTACAAATGCCGGACAACTGGCTGGAGCCGACACATGTATTAATGCGCGAAGTCGCCTGGGAGCAGCATTATCCGGATCGTGGACGCGAACCACTGGCAGGCGTTCATGCTTACTACGATATTCTGAGTGAAACCGCATGTGAGGTTGATATCTGGCGAACTACCTACTATCACCAGATGCCATCTCACCAGGCGATTATTGACTGGGTGACCGCCACCGGATTACGCCCGTGGTTGCAGGATCTGACTGAGAGTGAACAGCAGCATTTTCTTACGCGCTACCATCAGATGCTGGAAGAGCAGTATCCACTGCAGGAGGATGGTCAAATACTGCTGGCATTTCCGCGCTTGTTCATTGTTGCCCGGCGAACAGAGTAA
- a CDS encoding bestrophin family protein encodes MIVRPQQHWLRRIFVWHGSVLSKISSRLLLNFLFSIAVIFMLPWYTHLGIKFTLAPFSILGVAIAIFLGFRNNAGYARYVEARKLWGQLMIASRSLLREVKTTLPDSASVKEFVRLQIAFAHCLRMTLRKLPQAKVLAHYLNEEDLQRVQATNSPANHILLMMGKWLAVQRRNGQLSDILFISLNDRLNDISAVLAGCERIAYTPIPFAYTLILHRTVYLFCIMLPFALVVDLHYMTPFISVLISYTFISLDCLAEELEDPFGTENNDLPLDAICNAIEIDLLQMNDETEIPPKILPDRHYQLT; translated from the coding sequence ATGATTGTTCGCCCACAACAACACTGGTTGCGCCGTATTTTTGTCTGGCACGGTTCAGTATTATCCAAAATATCCTCGCGCTTGCTACTCAACTTTCTTTTTTCTATCGCGGTTATTTTCATGCTGCCCTGGTATACGCATCTGGGCATCAAATTTACCCTCGCGCCGTTCAGCATTCTCGGTGTTGCTATCGCCATTTTTCTGGGGTTTCGTAATAACGCGGGGTACGCTCGTTATGTTGAAGCGCGCAAACTGTGGGGACAGTTGATGATTGCCTCACGGTCATTATTGCGTGAAGTAAAAACGACGTTGCCCGATTCAGCAAGCGTAAAGGAGTTTGTCCGGCTACAAATTGCCTTTGCTCACTGTTTACGCATGACATTACGCAAACTGCCACAGGCAAAAGTGCTGGCACATTACCTCAATGAAGAAGATCTTCAGCGGGTGCAGGCTACAAACTCCCCAGCTAATCATATTTTGCTGATGATGGGGAAGTGGTTAGCTGTTCAGCGCCGGAATGGGCAACTTTCTGACATTCTATTTATTAGTCTGAACGATCGGCTCAATGATATTTCTGCGGTGCTGGCAGGATGTGAGCGCATCGCATATACACCAATTCCTTTTGCTTACACACTCATTTTGCATCGTACCGTTTACCTGTTTTGCATCATGCTACCGTTCGCGCTGGTCGTGGATCTGCATTACATGACGCCTTTTATCTCAGTACTGATTTCCTACACCTTCATTTCGCTTGATTGTCTGGCGGAAGAGTTAGAAGACCCGTTCGGTACAGAAAACAATGATTTACCGCTTGATGCCATCTGCAACGCTATTGAAATTGACCTGTTGCAGATGAACGATGAAACGGAGATCCCGCCGAAGATTCTTCCCGACCGCCATTACCAGTTGACGTAA
- the uxaB gene encoding tagaturonate reductase, with protein sequence MKTLNRRDFPGAQYPERIIQFGEGNFLRAFVDWQIDLLNEHTDLNSGVVVVRPIETSFPPSLSTQDGLYTTIIRGLNEKGEAVSDARLIRSVNREISVYGDYDEFLKLAHNPEMRFVFSNTTEAGISYHAGDKFDDAPAVSYPAKLTRLLFERFSHFNGALDKGWIIIPCELIDYNGDALRELVLRYAQEWQLPEAFVQWLDKANSFCSTLVDRIVTGYPRDEVAKLEEELGYHDGFLDTAEHFYLFVIQGPKSLASELRLDKYPLNVLIVDDIKPYKERKVAILNGAHTALVPVAFQAGLDTVGEAMNDAEICAFVEKAIYEEIIPVLDLPRDELESFASAVTGRFRNPYIKHQLLSIALNGMTKFRTRILPQLLAGQKANGKLPARLTFALAALIAFYRGERNGETYPVQDDAHWLECYQQLWSQHRDRVIDTQALVAIVLAEKDHWEQDLTQVPGLVEQVANDLDAILEKGMREAVRPLC encoded by the coding sequence GTGAAAACACTAAATCGTCGCGACTTTCCCGGTGCACAGTATCCAGAACGTATCATTCAGTTTGGTGAAGGTAACTTTCTGCGCGCCTTTGTTGACTGGCAAATTGATCTCCTGAATGAGCACACCGATCTGAATTCTGGTGTGGTCGTTGTTCGTCCGATTGAAACTTCATTCCCGCCGTCACTTAGCACTCAGGATGGTTTGTACACCACCATTATTCGTGGCCTGAATGAGAAGGGCGAAGCAGTCAGCGATGCGCGTTTGATTCGTTCTGTAAACCGTGAAATTAGCGTCTACGGTGACTACGATGAATTCCTGAAGCTGGCGCACAATCCGGAAATGCGTTTCGTCTTCTCTAACACCACCGAAGCGGGCATCAGCTATCATGCAGGCGACAAATTTGATGATGCGCCAGCGGTAAGCTATCCGGCAAAACTGACGCGTTTGCTGTTCGAACGTTTTAGCCATTTCAACGGTGCGCTGGATAAAGGTTGGATCATCATTCCGTGTGAACTGATTGATTATAATGGTGATGCGCTGCGTGAACTGGTGCTGCGTTATGCGCAAGAGTGGCAGCTACCGGAAGCGTTTGTTCAATGGCTGGATAAAGCTAACAGCTTCTGTTCTACGCTGGTGGACCGTATCGTTACCGGTTATCCGCGTGATGAAGTAGCGAAACTGGAAGAAGAACTCGGTTATCACGATGGTTTCCTCGACACCGCTGAACACTTTTACCTGTTTGTGATTCAGGGACCGAAATCCTTAGCGTCTGAATTGCGTCTGGATAAATATCCGCTCAACGTACTGATTGTTGACGATATTAAACCGTATAAAGAGCGCAAAGTAGCAATCCTTAATGGTGCTCACACCGCGCTGGTGCCGGTGGCGTTTCAGGCTGGGTTGGATACTGTAGGCGAAGCGATGAACGATGCAGAAATCTGTGCATTCGTTGAAAAAGCCATTTATGAAGAGATTATTCCGGTACTGGATCTGCCGCGAGATGAGCTGGAATCTTTCGCCAGTGCAGTCACCGGGCGTTTCCGTAACCCGTACATTAAGCATCAGTTGCTGTCCATTGCGCTCAACGGTATGACCAAGTTCCGTACCCGCATCCTGCCGCAGTTGCTGGCAGGGCAGAAGGCGAATGGTAAACTCCCGGCTCGTCTCACTTTCGCGTTAGCGGCACTGATTGCATTCTATCGCGGTGAGCGTAACGGTGAAACCTATCCGGTGCAGGATGATGCTCACTGGCTGGAGTGTTATCAGCAATTGTGGAGTCAGCATCGTGATCGTGTCATCGACACCCAGGCGCTGGTTGCTATTGTGTTGGCAGAAAAAGACCACTGGGAGCAGGATCTGACGCAAGTGCCTGGTCTGGTAGAGCAGGTGGCCAATGATCTGGATGCGATTCTGGAAAAAGGGATGCGCGAAGCTGTACGTCCGTTGTGCTAA
- a CDS encoding sensor domain-containing diguanylate cyclase — protein MYVHPISTFRLFQEGHLLRNSIAIFALTTLFYFIGAELRLVHELSLFWPLNGVMAGVFARYVWLNRLHYYAICYVAMLAYDAMTTEWGLVSLVINLSNMMFIVTVALLVVRDKRLGKNKYEPVSALRLFNYCLIAALLCAIVGAIGSVSIDSLDFWPLLADWFSEQFSTGVLIVPCMLTLAIPGVLPRFKAEQMMPVIALIVSVIASVAIGGAGSLAFPLPALIWCAVRYTPQATCLLTFITGAVEIVLVANSVIDIAVGSPFSIPQMFSARLGIATMAICPIMVSFSVAAINSLMKQVSLRADFDFLTQVYSRSGLYEALKSPSLQQTQHLTVMLLDIDYFKSINDNYGHECGDKVLSVFAQHIQKIVGDKGLVARMGGEEFAVAVPSVNPVDGLLMAEKIRKAVELQPFTWQQKTLYLTVSIGVGSGCASYSTLTDDFNKLMVEADTCLYRSKKDGRNRTSTMRYGEEVV, from the coding sequence ATGTATGTACACCCCATATCCACTTTCCGTTTGTTCCAGGAAGGTCATCTGCTACGTAATAGCATTGCAATTTTTGCGCTAACGACGCTGTTCTATTTTATTGGTGCAGAGCTACGCCTGGTTCATGAACTCTCTCTTTTCTGGCCGCTCAATGGTGTAATGGCGGGGGTATTTGCCCGCTATGTCTGGCTTAATCGTCTGCATTACTATGCTATCTGTTACGTGGCAATGCTGGCTTATGATGCCATGACCACCGAATGGGGGCTGGTCTCGCTGGTTATTAATTTATCCAATATGATGTTTATTGTGACCGTTGCTCTGTTGGTGGTACGGGATAAGCGTCTGGGGAAAAATAAATATGAACCAGTAAGTGCCTTACGGTTATTTAATTACTGTCTGATTGCCGCTTTATTATGTGCCATCGTCGGCGCGATTGGTTCGGTCAGTATTGATAGTCTTGATTTCTGGCCTTTGCTTGCTGACTGGTTTAGTGAACAATTCTCAACAGGCGTGTTGATTGTTCCTTGTATGCTGACGCTGGCAATTCCGGGAGTATTACCGCGTTTTAAAGCAGAGCAGATGATGCCTGTCATTGCGCTGATCGTGTCGGTCATTGCCTCAGTGGCGATTGGCGGTGCAGGGAGTCTGGCATTTCCGCTGCCGGCATTAATCTGGTGTGCGGTGCGCTATACGCCACAGGCTACGTGTCTGTTGACCTTTATCACCGGAGCGGTAGAAATCGTGCTGGTGGCTAATTCGGTGATTGATATCGCTGTTGGTTCGCCGTTCTCGATTCCGCAAATGTTTTCCGCTCGTCTGGGCATTGCCACGATGGCCATTTGCCCAATTATGGTTTCTTTTAGCGTGGCGGCGATTAATTCACTGATGAAGCAAGTTTCTCTGCGTGCCGACTTTGATTTTCTGACACAGGTGTACTCACGATCCGGTCTTTATGAGGCGCTGAAAAGTCCATCGCTGCAACAGACACAACATCTGACCGTCATGCTGCTTGATATCGACTATTTCAAAAGCATTAACGACAACTATGGTCATGAATGTGGCGATAAAGTCTTAAGCGTATTTGCTCAGCATATTCAGAAAATTGTGGGCGATAAAGGGCTGGTGGCGCGGATGGGGGGAGAAGAGTTTGCCGTTGCTGTACCTTCAGTGAATCCCGTCGATGGTCTATTGATGGCGGAGAAAATCCGCAAAGCTGTCGAACTTCAACCTTTTACCTGGCAACAAAAGACGCTCTATCTTACGGTCAGCATCGGTGTCGGTAGTGGATGTGCTTCATACAGTACACTAACTGATGACTTCAATAAATTGATGGTTGAAGCTGATACGTGTCTCTATCGCTCGAAAAAAGATGGGCGTAACCGCACCAGCACCATGCGTTATGGTGAGGAAGTTGTCTGA
- a CDS encoding DUF4186 domain-containing protein, whose product MQSLDPLFARLSRSKFRSRFRLGVKERQYCLEKGAPVIEQHAADFVAKRLAPALPANDGKQTPMRGHPVFIAQHATATCCRGCLAKWHDIPQGVSLSEEQQRYIVTVIYHWLVIQMNQP is encoded by the coding sequence ATGCAGTCACTTGATCCACTCTTCGCGCGTTTATCCCGTTCAAAATTTCGCTCCCGCTTTCGTTTGGGTGTGAAAGAGCGTCAGTATTGTCTGGAGAAGGGCGCGCCGGTTATAGAACAACATGCGGCGGATTTTGTCGCTAAGCGTCTTGCTCCGGCATTACCGGCGAACGATGGTAAGCAAACCCCCATGCGTGGGCATCCGGTGTTTATCGCTCAGCACGCCACCGCGACCTGTTGCCGTGGTTGTCTGGCTAAGTGGCATGACATTCCGCAGGGTGTTTCGTTAAGTGAGGAACAACAACGTTATATCGTGACGGTTATCTACCACTGGCTGGTTATACAGATGAATCAGCCATAA